The following nucleotide sequence is from Cricetulus griseus strain 17A/GY chromosome 9, alternate assembly CriGri-PICRH-1.0, whole genome shotgun sequence.
TTGTCTGGCCCAGAGGCCCAGAACATACTATGTAGAcctgaagttttgtttttaatttttattttatgtgactttgtgttttgcctgcatgtgtgtctgtgtgaggctgtcggATCTTagacagatttatttttactctatGTGTATGAGGGTTTTGTCTCcttgcatgtatgcatacccTGTGCACGCCAGAGACGTATCAGATCGCCTACAACTGAGATTAATAGTCACCAcactgctgggaattgagcctgggtcctctgcaaaagcaacaagtgctctcaactgctaagAACTCCAGTACTACTTCAGttttcccttgagacaaggtctcatgtggcCCCGGCCTCAGACTCCTGAGACTCCTCAGCCTccactccccaagtgctgggattccaagtatGAATCCTGAAGACTCCAACTGCCTTTCCTGCCTGCTTTCTCGTCTTCCTCACTCTTAACTGTTCTTTCCTGTACTAAGGACAGAACCTAATGCTTTTCTCATActtggcaatcagtctaccactgatccacgcccccagcccctcactggggggatcctaggcaggggctctaccactgatccacgcccccagcccctcactggggggatcctaggcaggggctctaccactgagccacgcccccagcccctcactgggggatcctaggcaggggctctaccactcctctgggggattctaggcaggggctctaccactgagccacgcccccagcccctcactgggggattctaggcaggggctctaccactgagccacgcccccagcccctcactggggggattctaggcaggggctctaccactgagccacgcccccagcccctcactgggggattctaggcaggggctctaccactgagccacgcccccagcccctcactggggggatcctaggcaggggctctaccactgacccccagcccctcactgggggattctaggcaggggctctaccactgagccacgcccccagcccctcacaggGGTATTATAGCCAAGCATACAAACACAGATATTCATCTCCTGGCTCTTTCTGCATATTTAGAGTTCAGCCCCCCAAATTCGGCTATGTAGACCCTGTAGCCTTCAAACTGAGCCACGCGTCCACAGCTCTGCACTGGTAGCTTGTGCCAACCTCTCAGGCCCCAAGCCTCACCTGGTAGAGTTCCACGTGTTGTTCTACACTTGACTTGAATCTCTGCAGACGCAGCTCTGCCCGGGACAGCAATGGGGGTTCAGGCACTGCTTCCCTAATGTCTGACGTATTGAAGAACATATAGACACTGTGTGGGATGTCTTTGGTTTTATCATAGATTGCTAGGtggggaggagcagaaggaaaagGCATCAGGTAGGTGACAAGGATGAGAGCAACAGGCGCACCCCACTTCTGAGGTCCTGAGCCCTGACCCTGACAGCCCAGGTCGGTGGCCCacttgatattttttaattttttaacttttaactgtACTTTGTGTatggtgcccgtggaggccagaagagggtgtgaaatcccctagaactggagttacagatggctgtgaactgaCATGTGGGCTCTGgaaatcctctggaagagcagccagtgctccttcccactgagccacccctccagccccCACTGATGGTTTTAGCCGGCTGACCTCGGGCGGGCGAGGGTGTCTCCCTGTCTGGGTTTGCTTCCTCTCTGCTAAGTCGGACCCATCCCATGAAGCATCACCTGTCAAGTTCCCTTCAAGCATACAGCTGCCAAGGCCCACCCACCCGAGCTACAAGAGACCagtctcaaaccaaacaaaacaaagttgtaGAGTAAGGGACACAGCCATAATTTGGGGGATTAGGGAGTCTCAGCTGCCTAGCCCGGTGGGTGCTCCTGCACTGAACCACACCCTCAGTTCCTCCACTGGCAGGTTCTAGGTAGCAGCTGAACCACACCTCCAGCCCTTTTGTGGTGAGCCCTAGGGAAGCGCTCCCCCGCTGGGCCAGCCTCCCGTTCTGACTCAGGTTGTCTGTAACTAAAGTGCCCTGTAACCTGTGGTGGGCAAACTCCTCCCTTTAACCCTAAGACATCACCCAATTCCAGGATTAGGGGGAACAGATGAGACTCAGGACAAAAGCTAACGATGTAACACGCAGACAGGTCgctcatatatatacatgttagCCAGTGCAAGTCTgcagccagcacttgggaagctgaggcaggaagatctttgagGGTGAGGGTTTAGCCTGTGTGTATAGACAGACACTATTTttatgttgttgctgtttttttttttttttaaaggaatacaGCAAGTAGTAAAGCTATCACTCGAAACACTTTACAAAGATAAAGAAAGACAGGGACACTTCACAACATAAGATGCAAGCCACCTGGCTCCAGGGAATAAtcgtttgtttgctttgtttctggagacaggatctcatagcTTAGGCTATGCTCAAACTCGCTGTGTATCCAAGGATGGCCTTGGAGCACtctacctccctggtgctgggattacagtcatggaCCACTAAACTCTGCTTCTTCCTGGCCAGCGTGGTGTTAACTAGTACCCATGTGTCATCGGTGTGGTGGTGAAATGCATCTCTAGGTCCGAAAGACTGAATGATGGGAGCCCCATTTACTAGACGGCTTCCTAGAAAACAGGATGTTTGGGTTGGGGGGTGATGGGGTAAGATCCTCAGTCAACTGGGGCAActgcctctggcttcctggaGTGGAAATGAGATGATGTCCGGGACATGGAGGAAGGGCAGAAAGACACCTCTTCCTCGTGCCTCCTTTTTTCCTAAGGGCCCTATTCTTGGTCCAGTTGTTACTCAGCAAACCTCAAAGGGAAGGGTAGCATCCTAGCTGGGGGTAACAGATAGGGGGGCAGATAGGAGGGCAGGAAGGATTATGGGCGTcgcagggggagggggagcgaCACAGATGAGTCGGTCCGTGGGAGAGGAGACGCGGAAATGGGGAGGCAAACGCCGGAAGAGATAAATGCCTTCGAGAAGAAATAACAGTctcaggggagagggaaggacgTCTTCGACAGGGTCACATTCGGGAGTGGCCAGGGAGGGGGGTGTCATTAGGCTGGAGCCCCAACTGGGTACAACCCAGTGTGCAACCCGGAGGGACTACAGACCCCTACAGCTCCCGGGTCGTGCAAGGTGCCTGAGTCCCGCGTGGGTGCCGACGGGGCGGGGCTGTGCGCCCCCGCCCACTGCTGGGGTGAGGAGGGCGGGAGACTCACAGCCCAGGGAGGGCGGGATCCGGACCTGCCTCGTCTCGCCCCAGGCTCCCCGCGCCGCGCCGCGCGGATCCCCGCCTCCCCCCTCCCGGGCacgggaaggaaagggaagggaggagggcgAGGCGGCCGGACGCTGGGTTTCCCCCAGCCCCCCCTAGGAGGAACTGGGACTTTGGGGGTTCAGCTCTGTCCCCCAGGAAGCGCAGGCTCCTCCCCACGCGCGTGGCACCCACGTGGGGCTCTCTCAGCCGGACCGACTCGGTTTTCTCATTTGGGTTTTGTAGGCTGGCTCTCCCCCAGCCCCTAGGGCTCGACACCCGGGGATTGGCCGCTCGCGCCTATCCCTGCTCCACCCGCTCGCCCGCTCGCCCCGCGGGGCCATCTTCCCACGCCAGTGTCCCTCTCCAATGACCCAGTATTCTACATTTCTTAGGGACTGGCTCGCTCGCTTGCTCGCTTCCTCTGCTGGGCTCCGCCTGCCCGCGCTCGCACGCTCGCACGCTCATTTACGTCCCTAAGCAAAACACCTCCGGGCTCACTTTCCGCACCCTCTCCGCTCCTCTTCCTTTAGCCTCCTTCCCTCAGCAACTTCgcctcccttccccttttcagCTACTTTGTCACTTGCAGCCCCACGGGGACTCCGGCCAGAGACGCCCTATGCGCCCGGCGCCTCCTGGAAGTGAGCCAGCCCACTTGAGAGTTTACCGGGCAGCCCTAGGGTCCTCGTCCCCTACTTTCCTGCCCGGGgatctcttcctctccatctcacGACCCACGACCCGACCTGCTCTCCAcgcctttcctctcctttcccaaATGATGGGCGCCTTCCATCCTCTTGAGCCGGGCTCTACCTTTCTGCAAAGGGAACCCCAGGagccctgcattttttttttttttttaagaaccatGGGTGGGGGTTAGAACAACAAAACCTGCTAAGTGCTCCCTCTTCTagagaggaactctcctccaccCACGATCTTGCTGCCGTCTAGACTTAGAGGTCCACTTTAAGGGCTCAGGGTCTCTCTTGCAGCCTTCCTCTTGGGGGTACCCACGCTGGTTGCCGGAGTCCCTCCAGCCGGTCCGCTCTGCCGGTGGTTTCCTCCCCCAGTGACCCCGGCACCGCGGCGCCCCCTGCGGGCTCCCTCCCGGCTCCCCGGGCCCCTCGGAGCTCACGGTTGCTGCGGTCCACCATCAGCACGCGGGTGACCTCTTTGGCGTAGTAGTCCGCCTCGGGCTCCGGCTCCGGATCGGCGCTCTCGCCCGCTACCCGGTCGCGGGTGCTGTTGTACAGGGCGAGCACGGCCTCGGGCAGCGGGCCGGGCGGCACCTCCCCCTGGCTCGGGGGGCTGGCGAGCCGGAGTTTGGACAGGATCTGGCCACGGATGGCTTCGATGCGTTTGCGTTTCACCAGCTCCATGTCGATGGTCTTGCAGGTGGAGAGCCCCACGGCTGGCCTCCCCGGCGTCAGCACCAGGAGCCACGGCAGCGGGAGCAGAAGCGGCAGGAGCCGCAGCCCCGAGGGCGGCATGGGAGAGGCGGCGCCCCGCGCTCGCTCGCTCGCGCGCGCGGCCCGGCGGAGAGCGCGAACCCCGGGGTGGGGGGGCGGAAAGGTGGGATGCGGAGGCCCCGCCTCTGCAGGGCTGGGGtggctggggtgggtggggggttcCTCCCCAGGAAGGTTAGGAGAGAGCCCTGAATAATTTGAGGTTGAGGGAGAAAGCGGCAGGAGTCGCGGCGGCGGCGTGTCCCAAACAGGGTGTCTCACTATGCCACCCGGGGGAGGGGGGTGTAAAAATCCAGACGAGCGCTCTCTGGGACTCCCCCCCAAAGTGGGTGTTCTTAAATAGGGGAGCTGCTGGCAGCAGGTCTGAGTGAGATGGGCCTCCCCCGGGAgggtcaaagagagagagagacagagagacagagagggtcCTGGGATGCAGGGGGGACTCGGGAGGCAGGCTGGGGGGGAGGGCGGCGTGCAAGGGGTGCGCCCCAGCTTTGGGGTGAAGTCTTGGCGGGGGGCGGGGCTTGCGGCTCCCGAGGGCTGGTCCGGAATGGGGGCGTCCGAGGAACGCCGTGCGGCGAGCGGGCGAGCGTCCACGACGGTGAGCGAGCAGGGAGGTCTGAAGTTCCCCAGGTCCTGCCTCTCTCTGCGGGACGGGACAGCGCAGCGCCCAGCGGTCCCCGCGACTCCGGCTCACAGTAGCAGCGGAAAAgtctcaaaacttttttttttttttttccctcttcttccaaCCAGCTcgtccctcctcccacccctcctccccctccttcccgcagtggcggcggcggcggctcCGCTCAGGTTCTGGGGCCTCGGACGACTCCTCGCTTGCTCCTTTTGCCGGCTCGGGCTGAGGCCGGCTCGGCGGACGGCTCAGAGCCGGGGGTGCCCCGGAGGGGCGTCCCCCCCTGCCCCGGCCGGGGGCCTCGCTGTCTGGAGGATCCGCGgcgggaggaggaggaagaggaggagggggacgGCCTGGGGCGCGAagggcggcggcggcggcggcggggaCCGGCTGGGGCGGCGGGGGTTTTGAAGCCGCCCCGGCCCCACCCAGGAAGCGCGCGCGGGGCGGGGGCAGCGGCAGCGGGAGGGTATTGGGGGGGCCACCGGCTTCTTCTAGCGTGGGCGGGCTCCGAGGGGGGTCCCTGCAGCCCTGCGGGAGGGGGCGGGCACCCCGGCCCCGCCCCACCTCCAGGGTGCTGCCTCCTGGCGGCCGAGCGCTACCCCAGCGGGTGACCGGAGCTTTGGGGGGTTGATGAGAAAATAGGGTCCCAGAGGTGATAGTGCAGGTGGGGACCTAGGGTGGAGAGAGTGAGGCTGGGACAGACGTTGGGTCtacagaggaagggggaggatgAGGCAAGAAGACGGGACATCTGAGAGCTGCTGCGGCAGGTACAAAGAGGCACCATACCCATGAAAACAGCCAGCTTTTATTAAGTGTCTCCCACGAGCCCAAATGCCAGTTCTCCTtgagtccctggaacccacacactAACTAGCCAGTAATTCAGTGGAGCATGGGCCTCAGAGGAGTTCCTGGCCTTGCAGTCCCAGGTGGGACAAGAGGGGCCATGACCTGGCCGAGGCCAACACTGCCGGTATCCATCGTCCGTGTTCTTGGCCGCTGTGCCAGACTGTGACTAGTGGCGGTTTGAAGTCCCTCAACACTCCACACCATAGCGATCAAAGTGGCGCAATAGCAGGCCGATGGCAAGATGCACTGTGCCGCCCGCGGCCGTGTGCAGGCGATAGCGGTCAGCCCCGCTGTAGATGGTGTCTGCGTGCAGCAGCTGTGGCCCACCACCCACGAAGGCCCGTGCCAGCTGTTCCCGCCAACTGCCCAGGGGCCTCCAGGTGGGACAGTCCAGCTGGTGGGTGCCTGGGCTGCTGGGCACATGGCAAAAGCCATAGCCAGCAAGCTGGCAGCGGCCAAAGCTGTCCTGGGACCACACCTGGAGATGCAGTCGAGGCCAACCTGCAGGACAAGAGGGGTTAGACAAagaggagatgaggggagggagccCCATGCTCCTgggttcccatcccccatccattccaCACGGAAGTCACAGGGCTCTACATAAATTCACATTACCCGCCTCTTCAAAACCCTTCCATGGCTCCCCTGTAAAGTCCAATGTCTTGAGTATGAAAAGCCTCTGTTGACGCCCCTTTGAGGTTCCTTCTGTCTCCCTGAGACAGCCCACTGCTCTCCCAGCCCCCCAGTCAGAACCTCAACTTAGACCCCTCTCTCCTCATGAACCCGCTCTGTTCTCCCCCACCTGGTCTTCCCAGCGCAATTCCACCTCTCCCCTTCATTGGGTTTCTAGTGTCCTCAAAGCACAGCCGAGCTTCCTAGCCGGCTAGTCAAAGCACTTGGAGATCCAGTCCACTTCCCCGAAGCCCTCTCCCTGTTGGGCCCTGTTCTAGAAGCTGGGGACACGGAGCCGCGATGAACACAGCAGACAAAAATTCCTGCCCCATGCAGCTGACATCCTAGACAACCAACatagtaaataagtaaattacaGGGTATGTCAGATGGTGATAACTGCTATGGAGGAAAGGAacgctgggggtgggggggctgggggGTGGAGATGTAGTTTGGAGGGGGTTGTAAAGGAAGCTTTGCTAAGAAGGTGACATTTGGGCTGAGCACCGTGGTGTATGGAGGGTGTATATGGCTGtcatgccagcacttgagaggtagaggcaaaaggattccccaaagttcaaggctagcctggtctatgtaatgagttctaggacaaccagggctatctAGGAAGACCTTATCTGGAAAGGTGAACTTTTTTTTGtgcacacttgggaggctgaggttccaggctagcctggactatgttCAGAGGCTCTATCTGAAAAGCAGACAGACCAACCAGGAAGCTACACGTATGCAAATCTTAAAGGGAGCAGGCCATGTGGGCAACTAGGGGATGAGAGGTCCCAGCCAATGCCAAAGTCCTCAGGTCGATGGAGCTGGCCTGGTGGGGCCAGTGGGGAGAAAGGTCAGAGGTTGCCGGCCAGATTACATAAGGCCACGTGACAGCAGGGAAGACTCCCGCTCTATCCTGGGTAAAAGGAGAACTGCTAGAAGGCTCTGGACAGACGAAGGACATGGTCAGACAGACTTAGGTCCTCCCAGGCCCCAGCTAGCTGCTGGCTGTGGGAGCCCAGTGAAGACTGAAAGGATGGTCCAGGTAAGAGAGGATGGGCAGAGTGGGCACAGGAAGGGGGTCAGAAATAGAAGCCAGGATTATTTCAGGTGTTGGTGAGCAGAAGGAGGGActaaggagaaagaaatcagggggGAGGCAGCCTAAGGCCAGGCCTGAAGAGATGAAGGTTTATTTCTTTGCCTCACCCTCTAACACATCACCTGTCCAGAAGCCAGTAGGAGTGTTCAAAAGCAAAATCAGGTCCATCCATTtcttcctgccccccaccccccccccaccccaccccagcgtCTTCAGTAGATGGACTTAGTGTCTTTGCAACCAGGGACCTGCGTTCTGCTCCCTGCCACAgcatccccttcctcctcccgCACGGCCATCAAATGCCTGGCTGGCTCTTCACGCTGGCTGGGCCTTCAACCTGCTAAAGCTCTCTGCCTCAcccctcttctgtctcctcctggcCCTTCCCAGCCAAGCTCCAAAGGCTCGCTGCCCTAGCAGGTCATGTGACTACCGGGAGACTTCTGGGTTCCCACGATCTCTGTGCTGGACCCATCTGGAAACTGGACCACCTGTCTTCTACCTGAACACGGGACTTGGAGTCCTGTCTTGCTTGGGGATGTCCCTGCTTAAGCCGGACGGGCAAAGACTCAGTCGACAGTACTGAAATTGCTGAAATGCCCAGGCCGTTTCCCAGAATCTGCCACGTTTTAACCAGAAAAGCTGGGCTGGTGAGATACCCTCCTCCCTCGTACACCCACTTCCCCTTTGAGCAGGGCCTCTCCTTTTGTGAGCAAAGGCAACTGGCCCATTTCCtgcccctctcctccccatcttgcTCTCTTTACCCCTCCCAGCCTCCTCGGTGCCCTTTACCGGAAGGCAGCCCCCCTCCCACTTGACCCCTACTTCCTGATACCTTTTCTACTGCCACTTCTGTCACATTCCATGGGCCTAGGGTTTTCGATGGCTTCAGATCCACCTCTCTAGAGGACGCTGTGCCAGGGAAGGGACTCACAAAGTATGAGGAGCGGGAACACCATGGTGTTCCGACCCCAGCTCCTCCTAGTGTGACAGGCCCCCCGCCTCTCATCCTATACCCACCTTGGAGACCTTTGGTGGCAAAGTGCAGGTCGATGGGGTGGGACCAGTAAGCCATATCCCCTATCTGAGGTGTGTCTACCTGCGTTTGGCCCTCCCGCACACCTGACAAGAGCTTCCACGCAGCCCCTGTAATGAGAACCAGGACATATAGGGTTGTAGGTGAGTAACAGCCTGCAGGAAGGGAGCCCCACCATGGCTACAGGAGTGTTTCCCCCTTGGGGCGTGAGTTACACAGTGCGGACTCTACAAATATCTGGGTTCAGATCTTGGCAGCAGAAGTGTACACCTGCAGTCCACCACTTGGGAGTGAGCTTGTCTGAGGCTTCCCTGGGTTGTCTGTTAAGTTTCAGGTCAGCACAGGCTAAAGTGTGGGTCCCAGTCTCTAAAGGAAAactggagggagatggagaactCACGAAAGAGCATATATCTTGGCACTATTTGCTGtgcagtggcacacgcctttggttcctgaactctgtgagttcgagaccagcctgttctaaagAGTAAGACGTTCCctggacagccaggtctacacatagaaaccctgtctcgatcgtcatgtaattccatcttgtttgtaattcaaataaataaataaatactcatcagagagagagagagagagagagagagagagagagagagagagagaaaccctgtctcagaaaccagtaaataaataaacaaatcctgGTACTATTCACATATGTATTGTGTATTTtgcagtgttggggatggaacccaaggcccTGAATATGCTAGGCTAGAACTCTCTGGCAACAAGCTACAATCGCCAGCCCCTAATCTTATCTCCTTGTCTGTGCAaccttagttacttttccctAGCTTGTCGGGTGGTGGGTGgtacacggctttaatcccagcatcatcACACCCAGCTTGTCAACTGGCCTGAGGGCTGGAAGTGAGTTCATGTGTTCTACCTAACAGCCCCCTATCCTCAGGGGTTGGGCTTTCAGAGGATGGGATAACCCAAgaaaaaaggatttttaaaaaagcagatgGCATGGTCTGAGCCAGGTGGAGGAAAGGACACAGGGACTTAGGCCGGGAGAGGGGGCTGGGCATTGGTTGGGAGAAGAAGCAGGCCTGGGGAGGGTACCTGTGTGGATGCCCCACTTGCAGAAGAGGCTGCTTTCAGAGAAACCGGTGGCCCCTAGGATCTGCCCGATCACGTGCACTTCAGCCATGGTTCTAGGAGGGGAAAAATCCAATCACAACCCTGAGAGCTAAGTGTATGATTATTTCCATCGGACAGCTGGAAAAACTGAAGTCCATCAAGCAAAGAGCGGTACTGTGATTCCGCGGCTAACTCCATCAACCCGGTGGCCATGAGGTCTCCGCCACCGGCACAAGCCACCTCCCCGGAGAAGCCCAAGACAAACAGGGAACGCGCTCAGAGGTGCGCGGCGCAGAGCCTGCACAAACAAACCCAGTCTCCGACCCAAGCTTAGCAAGCCCCACCCCTGGATGCGCGGCCCCGCCCACACGCGCAAGGCCCCGCCTCTTCGCGGCAGAGCCGCCCAGCTTCAAAAGGCGCATGCGTCCCGGCTGCGGGGGGGGGGGCCTCCTTAGCCCCACCCCTGGGCGCGGCGCATGCGTTCCTCCTACCTCCGCGTACTCGACCGTTAGGAGCGAAAGCAGCCGCGGGGGAGGTCGATCGCGGGCCTGGCCTCTTCCCCTGTGCGGGCGCCGCCGCCGAGGCCAGTCTCGCGCCTCGCCCGGGCCCTTCCGGGAGGGCGGAGGGCGATCTGTGCGGATAACTCCACCGCCGCGCTCTCCTCCGGTGCCCCAGCAGTTGCTGGGCAACAGCAGGCTCCTCCCCTGGTGCCCACCCTGCGCGCTGCTGATTGGCGCTGAGGCTGCCCTCTGGGGGCGGGGCTTGGCTGTGATGGACACCTTCCCTCTTGGTCCGTTTCGGGAAAACGGGGTAGGTCCAGCTCCAGCCACGGTGCACCCAGAGTCGGGGTGTGTGGCTAGGCAGCCCCTTCTGAACTGCTGTTGAGGAAGTTTGAGCGCCAACTGTTTTCCTCTCTATGTCCTCTTCACACCATAAGCAAATCTATTGATGCtgtttgcttgggtttttttttttggggggggggttcgaggcagggtttctctgtgtagctttggagcctgtcctggaattctggagaccaggctggcctcgaactcacagacatccacctgcctctgcctcccgagtgctgggattaaaggcgtgcgccaccaaagcccggctgctgtttgctttctttaaaagaaaaagcaaaacaagggctggagagatggctcggaggttaagagccccggctgcttttccagaggtcctgagttcaattcccagcaaccacatggtggctcacaaccatccgttatgagatctggtgccctcttctggtgtgcagatatacatggaagcagaatgttgtttacataataaataaaatctttaaaaaaaaaacaaaaaacagcagtgGGGGCAAAGGTCTTTGagctcagcactcgggaggcagaggcaggtggatctctgaaattcaggccagcctggtttacaaagagagtttcaggacagccaagactgttacacagagagtccctgtctcaaataacaaccAAACACCTTTCCTGGTCAGGACCACAAGTCAGAATGGAGCCCGCTGACACCTCAGGGCCACCTCAAGGAACTCCCATCCTGGGCCTCTCTCTGTGTTATAGctggaggggagaaaaaaaaaaaaaaaaggttctccatattctggcactagagaaattagGAAGTACGAGTTCTCTTCCGTTTTCAGAGCCCCCACACTATTCTCAAGAACTGAGTTCGACTTCTTAGAGCTACTGCAAAGTTCATTCTTAACAGCTGATTTTGAAAGAGGACGGGGTCAGGATAAATGGGGAAGAGGTGGCTCgccagagtgcttgctgctcttccagagtacaggagttcagttcccagcattctgtaactcctgctccagggaaaCGGTGGCCTTCTGGCTTCCCGGTGTGGTATacacgaataataaaaataaatcctataAAAAgaaagggccaggcagtggtggcgcatgcctttagtcccagcactcgggaggcagaggcaggcagatctctgtgagttcaaggccagccaggacaggctccaaagtcataaaccctgtcttgaacccctccccccaaaaagaaaggaagcagtccctttgcaaaaaaaaagctcatccatttttttttcttaaattttttcacTAGAGacaaagtttaaaatttaaaaaaaaattatgatgaGTATGGTGGCACttgagagcctgaggcaggaggattgcttcaagctcaaagccagcctgggctattgagtgagttccagggaaattcactttgtagaccatgctggcttcaaactcacagagatctgcctgcctctgcctcctagtgtcaggattaaaggtgtgtgtcaccaccacctggctcttgcttatttatttatttatgtatttatttttggtatgGATGTTTTGCATGTTCATCTGTGCACCAGATGCATGTCGTGCCTGCCAAGGTTGGAAGAGGGTATCTATCTGGtctcctggagatggagttacaggcagtaatggttgctgagaactgaacttgagtcctatGTAAGAGCTGTCTGTAGGTGCCCTTAGCAatacagtatttctttttttttttttttaaagatttatttattatgtatacaccattctgcttccatgtctatctgcacaccagcagagggcaccagatctcataacggatggttgtgagccaccatgtggttgctgggaattgaactcaggacctttggaagagca
It contains:
- the B9d2 gene encoding B9 domain-containing protein 2 isoform X2 produces the protein MAEVHVIGQILGATGFSESSLFCKWGIHTGAAWKLLSGVREGQTQVDTPQIGDMAYWSHPIDLHFATKGLQGWPRLHLQVWSQDSFGRCQLAGYGFCHVPSSPGTHQLDCPTWRPLGSWREQLARAFVGGGPQLLHADTIYSGADRYRLHTAAGGTVHLAIGLLLRHFDRYGVEC